A single Heterodontus francisci isolate sHetFra1 chromosome 32, sHetFra1.hap1, whole genome shotgun sequence DNA region contains:
- the LOC137347627 gene encoding leucine-rich repeat-containing protein 53-like: MGNGNLLMSVLYIWSLQYSRCEVSDPCTKAPNNAYFCTVIPDVSLYPPKLKLLLFKVVSGIGTINNTVFNSSSLISVTNLTITTSDITSIEQGAFNSFLSLAVLNLEVNRLSTINASWFSNPASLVSLSLARNRIPAVEVDTLSHFSNLVNLDLSQNMISTIADQSFKGNLKLSILDLSNNKLAFLRIEAFAGIHPQKISLQANPWSCSCELTDLASFLRDLIYKSVLENGYSVTCNDPPNLKGIPVWNISDFDCLMTTSTTWPDQHIAPRILLPTLLGLLGLLVLLLLLVLLVKRKQDKKLVTPDRHEPINRKRTLSGMLHKRMYQRNAGQGLILRRKRSIQWWVLLRAKNKKQQSLYQQLYQRFNRRMSLLIKHLN, translated from the exons ATGGGAAATGGGAATT TGTTAATGTCAGTGCTTTATATTTGGAGCTTGCAGTATTCAAGATGTGAGGTCAGTGACCCATGTACAAAAGCACCAAACAATGCATATTTCTGCACCGTTATACCAGATG TTTCATTATATCCCCCCAAATTAAAACTCCTCCTTTTCAAAGTGGTGAGTGGGATTGGGACTATCAACAATACAGTGTTCAACAGTTCAAGCCTGATATCAGTTACCAATCTAACAATAACCACCAGTGATATTACAAGCATTGAACAAGGAGCTTTCAATTCTTTCCTCAGCCTGGCTGTCCTGAATCTAGAGGTCAATAGACTTTCTACAATCAATGCTTCTTGGTTTTCCAACCCTGCAAGCCTGGTTAGCCTTTCCTTGGCCAGAAACAGAATTCCAGCAGTTGAAGTGGACACTCTGTCCCATTTCTCCAATCTGGTCAACCTTGATCTTTCTCAAAATATGATCAGCACAATAGCTGACCAAAGTTTCAAGGGAAATTTGAAGCTGTCTATCCTTGATCTTTCCAACAATAAACTGGCTTTCCTGAGGATAGAGGCTTTTGCAGGAATTCATCCCCAGAAGATCAGCCTTCAAGCCAATCCTTGGAGCTGCTCTTGTGAACTCACAGATTTGGCATCCTTTCTGAGAG atCTCATTTATAAATCTGTTTTGGAGAATGGGTATTCCGTTACTTGCAATGATCCACCCAACTTGAAAGGAATTCCGGTCTGGAACATATCTGATTTTGACTGCTTAATGACAACTAGCACAACCTGGCCTGACCAACACATAGCACCTCGGATACTGCTCCCAACATTACTGGGGCTGCTGG GGCTGCTAGTGTTGCTCCTACTGTTGGTTCTTCTGGTAAAAAGGAAGCAAGATAAGAAGCTGGTAACACCAGACCGACATGAACCAATAAACAGGAAAAGGACCCTCAGCGGGATGCTACACAAGAGAATGTATCAAAGGAATGCAGGTCAAGGTCTAATACTGAGGCGGAAACGATCAATTCAATGGTGGGTATTGCTGCGCGCAAAAAACAAGAAGCAGCAAAGTTTGTATCAGCAACTATATCAGAGGTTCAACAGGAGGATGAGCTTGCTTATAAAGCATCTAAATTAG